CTCCAGGCCGGCGGGCAGCGCAATGCCGCAAATCGCGCCCGTGGCCTGATATTCCTTCCAGCCAGACCCGGCCAGATAGCCGCGCACGACCGCTTCGATCGGCAGCGGGCGCAGACGCCGGACCAGCATGCTGCGCGGCTCAAGCTGATCGGCGAGGTCGCGATCGCCGACAACGCCGGCAAGATCGTCGTCGAGCAGATGATTGGCGACATGGTCGGCAAACTGGGCAAACCAGAATCTGGAGATGCGCGTGAGGACCTTGCCCTTGTCGGGAATCGCGTCGGGCAGGACCACGTCGAATGCCGAGAGGCGGTCGGATGCAACGATCAGCAGGCGCTCGTCATCGACGGCGTAAATGTCGCGCACCTTGCCCTGGTGCAGCAGGTCCAGCGGTGGCGCGGGATAGTGGCTCACTTTTGGCGGGTACAATATTCAGCCAGTCCCGGATTATACGCGTGAGTCCGTTTCCATGAAGCAATCGACCGTCATTGCACCGTCCATCCTGTCCGCCGATTTCGCCCGCCTGGGCGAGGAAGTCGCAACCGTGCTCGAAGCGGGCGCCGACTGGATCCACTTCGACGTGATGGACAATCACTATGTCCCCAACCTGACCATCGGGCCGATGGTCTGCCAGGCGCTGAGGCACCACGGCATCTCCGCGCCCATCGACGTGCACCTGATGGTCAAGCCGGTCGACCGCATCATCCCGGACTTCGCGAAGGCCGGCGCGAGCGTGATCAGCTTCCACCCGGAGGCCAGCGAACACGTCGACCGCACGCTTGCGCTCATTCGCGAGCAGGGCTGCAAGGCCGGTCTGGTGTTCAATCCGGCCACGCCGCTCGACCGGCTCGAGTGGGTCATCGACAAGGTTGACCTGGTGCTGATCATGTCGGTCAATCCCGGCTTCGGCGGTCAGAAATTCATTCCCGCCGCGCTCGAAAAGCTGCGTCAGGCCAGAAGGATCATTGACGACTCCGGCCGCGATATCCGTCTGGAAATCGACGGCGGGGTCAAGCCCGACAACGCCGCCGAAATCCGCCAGGCCGGGGCGGACACGCTGGTGGCCGGGTCGGCCATCTTCGGCGCCGAGGACTATGCTGCGGTTGTCCGTGCGCTGCGCGGATGAGCGGGCCGGGCTTGCGCCGGCCGATAGGCGTCGACATACTGTGGGTTGCGGGCACGGGGAGGTCCGTGCAAGCCAAGGGAGCACGATGATGGAAAATCAGGCTCGGCGCTTTGCCGCAGGGCGCAGTTTGCTCGCGGCCGCTGTCGTATGCGGCGCGCTGGCCGCTGGCACGGATTCCGCCAGCGCAGGCGTTTCGGACCCGCAAACGGTCACCATTTCCAATGACGGGGTCGGGGCGTCCACGCTGATGGTCAGTGCCATTACCATGAGCAACGGCACGCACTTCGCGCTGGTCTCCGGCGGCAGTTGCCCGGCGCCGCCGTTCGCGCTTGACGGCGGCGAGAGCTGCACCCAATGGGTGGTCTTCGACCCGCAAAGTAATGGTGAGCATACCGACACCGTGGTGGTCTCCAGCGATGCGCCGGAGGTGACCAACGATAT
This DNA window, taken from Pseudomonadota bacterium, encodes the following:
- the rpe gene encoding ribulose-phosphate 3-epimerase, which translates into the protein MKQSTVIAPSILSADFARLGEEVATVLEAGADWIHFDVMDNHYVPNLTIGPMVCQALRHHGISAPIDVHLMVKPVDRIIPDFAKAGASVISFHPEASEHVDRTLALIREQGCKAGLVFNPATPLDRLEWVIDKVDLVLIMSVNPGFGGQKFIPAALEKLRQARRIIDDSGRDIRLEIDGGVKPDNAAEIRQAGADTLVAGSAIFGAEDYAAVVRALRG